The genomic interval AGCGACGAAGCCCGGGCCGACGTGCTCTCGCCGGACATCACCAGCCTGCTCTTCATCCCGACCATCGCGCGGCGGAACTCGTCGCCGCCGACCGGCTCGGCGTGCAGCCGCCGCAGCTCGTGGACCAGCACGTCGAGCGTCTCCTGCGCCCGCGGGGCGGTGGTGCCCGCGTACGCGTAGACCCCGCCGCGGTCGGCGTGCCCGCCGTAGCCGGCGTACACGCTGTAGCAGAGGCCACGCTTCTCTCGGACCTCGGTGAAGAGCCGGCCGGACATGCCGCCGGAGAGGACCGCCACCGCCGCCTTCTGCAGCACCGCGTCGGGGTGGTTGGCGGGCACGGCGTCCCACCGCAGCGCGATGTGCACCTGCTCGCTGGGGTCCTGCACGTGGTGCTGCGCGGGCACGGGCGTCGGGCCCACCTCGTACCCGGCCGGGGCGGAGGCCGCCGACCAGCCGGCGGTAAGGCGTTCGGCGGCGGCGAAGAAAGCCTCGGGATCGACCGCCCCCGCGACCGCGAGCACCGAACCGGCGGGCCCGGCGTGCGCCGCCCAAAAAGCCCGGGCGTCCGCGGCGGTCAGGGCCGCGAGCCCCGCCCGCGTGCCCTCGGGGTGGCGGTCCAGCGGGGCGGGCAGGTGCCGGGCCGACAGCTCGATCATCGCCCGCTCCTGCGGCTCGTCCTCGAGCGCGTCGAGGCTCTGCGTCTGCAGGTCGCGGCACGGCCCGAACTGGGCGTCGTCGAGGTGCGGCGCGGTGACGGTGTCCAGCAGCGGGGCCAGGGCCTCGTCGAGGTTGACGCCGAGCATCACGGCGTCGAGCTCGAAGTCGCGGCTGCTCGACCCGCACCCGCGGCGGACGCCCAGCCGGTCGAGCGCCTCGGCGTGGGCCCGCGCGTCCAGCCCGCCCGCTCCGCGGCAGAGGAACTCGCCCATCAGCGGCGCCACGCCCTGCCGGTCCTCGGGCTGGTGGACCTCGCCCGCGGGCACCCGCAGCGACACCGCGGCCGACGCCGCGCCGGCCATGGGCTCGGCGAGGACGATCAGGCCCGAGGCGGTGGTGTGGGCGTGGATCGGCACGGGGGCAGCGTAAGCGGCGGCTGGCGGGGGAAGCGAAGAAGCGAAGAAGCGGGGAGGCGAAGAAGCGGGGAAGCGAAGAAGCGAAGAAGCGAAGAAGTGAAGAAGTGAAGAAGCGGGGAAGCGAAGAAGCGAAGAAGCGGGGAAGTGAAGAAGTGAAGAAGTGAAGAAGTGAAGAAGTGAAGAAGTGAAGAAGCGGAGAAGGGGGGAAGTGGAGAGGTGGGGGGCGGGGGTGGGCTGTGGTGGCCGATTTGTTTGTGGTGTGTTGCTCGGAGCTCTTGCTCTTCGCCGCTGGCCCGCTCGTAGGCTCCGCGCATCTTCGCCCTCGGCACGCTCTTCGGACTCGCCTCCGCCTGGGGCCACAGCCTCGCCTACCTCGCGTCGCGCTCTTTCACGGCGGAGCGGCCGGGTGCCCCCAAGCGGGGGAACGCGTTCGAGCTGCTGGTGATGGCGCACGTGCCGCTGGGGGTCCTCGCGGCGGCGGTGCTGGCGGCCACCTGGGACGCGGAGGCGATCGGGGCGGCGTGGCCGTCGCTGCTGCTGGCGTTCGGCTGCTTCTTCGTGGCGCAGGGGGCGCTGTTCTCGGCGCTGCGGCGGGTGGAGGCGTCGACGGTCGCGCCGCTGCTGTCGGTGAAGATCGCGACGCTGGCGGCCGCGTCCTGGGCGGTGCAGGGGGTGGCGGTGACGCCGCTGGGTTTCCTGGCGATCGGCCTGGCGGTGGGCGGCGCTGCGGTGGTGGGCGGCGTGGGCGAGCGGCCGGACGCGCGGTCGCTGGGGCTGATCTTCCTGGCGATCGCGGGCTACACGGGCTGCGACATGGGCATCGTCCGCACCATCGAGCGGATGCTCGCGGCCACGGGCCCCGACGGGACCGGCGGCGGCGACCGCCTCCGGGCGGCGATGCGTGCCGCGGGCGTGCTGTACAGCGGCTTCGGCCTCGTCGCCCTTGCGCTGCTCCCCGGGGTGCTGCGGCGGCGGGCCGCCCGGCCCCGCTGGGGCGGGGCGCTGGCCTACGCGGCGTGCTGGGCGCTCGCCATGGCGACGCTGTTCTCGGCCTTCTCGCTGCTCTCGGTCGTGCTCGTGGTGATCCTGCAGAGCACCCGCTCGCTGTGGTCGGTGCTGCTCGGCGGCCTGCTCGGACGCCTCGGGCTCGGCCACCTCGAGACCAATCACTCCAACGGCGCCCTGGCGGTGCGGCTGCTGGGGGCGGCGGCGCTCGTGCTGGCGGTCGGCCTCTACGCCTGGGGCGGGTCGGCCCCCCCCGCGGGCGCCGGCTGAACCCGGCCGCCGATCGAGCCGATCTCCACGGCATGACGGCGAACCCTGTGAACGTGGCGGCCTCGACCGACCGCCGGCACTTCCCCCGGTGGTCGACGGCGGGTCTGGAGTCGGCGCTGGGCCGCGTGACCGACCTCTCGCTCTCGGGCATGCGGATCCGCAAGACGGGCAACCCCGGCCTGCGGGAAGGCGACCGGTTCCGGCTGGAGGTCCGCCACGAGGAGACCGTCTTCCTGCTCCCCGCCCAGCTGGCGTCGGTGCGGCCGCACGCCGGCGGCGGCGGGGGCGGGATGGTCGACCTGGGCATCCGCTTCCCCGAGATGACCAAGGCGCAGAAGCGGACGGTCAAGCGGATGCTGGAGGCCGCGGGCTGGCCCGACGGCGGCGGCGAGATCCTCTTCAAGGCGCTGCCCGAGGACGGGGACGAAGACGCGGCCCTCGCCGCCCCCGCCGCGCCCGCCGCCCCCGCTGTTCAGGAGGCGCCCCCGCCGGTCCCGCCCCCCGTGGCCGCGGTGCCGCGGCCCGCACCGGCGACGGCCGCGCCCGAGCCCCCGACGGCACCCGAGCCCGCCGAGCCCGACGCATCGATGCCCGAACTCGCCTTCTCTCCGCTCCCGCTGCCCGGGCTCGGCGAGAGCGAGGCGGAGCCTGCGGCCCCGGAGAGCCCGCTGCCCGGCCTCGCCAGCTGGAGCCAGCTGACCGAGGCCGCCGACGGCACGCTCACCGCGGCCGAAGCCGCCGCCGCGGCGAGAGCCGAGACCGACCCGGCGCCGCCCACCGAGCCGGTCGCCGCGCCCCCGGCGGCCGGAGGCGGCCTCTCCGCGGAGGAGGCCCAGGAGATCGCCGCCCTCGGCGCCGGCGCGGCGGGCCTCGCCGACCTCGCCGGCGCGGCTGCCGCCCCCTCCGCGTCGCCCACGCCCGCGGCCGGCGTTCCCAACAACCACTTCCAGGCTCAACCCGTCGACAGCGGCCTCCGCCACCTGCCCGCCAGCGGTCTCGAAGGCTCGGCACCCCGCCAGCAGAACCAGCGAAAGAACGGCCGCCTCGCCGCGCAGGACGCCCACACCGCCCTGGGGGAGGTCCTGGACATCTCCGCCTCGGGCATGCGGATCCGCCGCCGCGGCACCAAGCCGGTGGAGGTGGGCTCGCACTTCCTGCTCGACCTTTACGTGTGCGGCCGCGCCGTCCGCCTCCCGGTGGAGGTGGTTCGGATCATGAAGTCCGGGTGGCGGAGCTACGACTACGGGCTCCGCTTCGGCGAGCTGCCGCCGGAGATGCGGGCCCAGTTCGGCATGCTCGCCCGCATGGCCGCCAAGCACGTCAGCATCGCGTAGAGCCCCGCTTCGCGGGTGGACGTCCGCACCGCTCCGCTCGCTCTCGTTTCGCGTCTGCGTCTCCAAGATCGACCCCGCCGCGGGCGGAGCGTTCGTACGCTGACGCGATGCTCCTCAAGCCCATCCTGCGGAAACTGCTCAAGCACCCGCGGTCGGTCGCGGTCGTCGACGACCAGCGCAGCTTCTCGCACATCGCCATCGCCGTCGCGGCGGCCCACGTGAGCAGGGAGATCCTCAAGCGGACCGACAGGCCGCGCGTCGGGATCATGCTGCCCACCGGCGGCGGCTTCCCCATCGCCCTGCTCGCCTGCTGGATGGCGGGCAAGGTGCCGGTGCCGCTGAACTACCTGCTCGAGCGCGACGACATGCACCACGTCTTCGACGACGCGGGCGTGGACCTCTTGCTCACCGCGGGCAAGCTGCTCGACCACGTACGCGAGCACACCTCGGCCGACGCCATCCCCGAGTCGCTCGACCTGCTGACCCTCGAGACCCTGTCCTTCAAGGGCGTGCCGCCGGTCTGGCCGCTGCTCCGCGGTGCCATCACCGGGAAGGGCGCGGGCGGCAAGCTCCGCCCCGACGACCCCGGCGTGCTGCTCTACACCTCCGGCACCAGCGGCAAGCCCAAGGGCGTCGTGCTCACCCACGGCAACCTGCACCACAACGTCACCGCCTGCATCGAGCACGCGGGCCTCAACGAGCGGACGATCTTCCTGGGCGTTCTGCCGCAGTTCCACAGCTTCGGGCTCACGGTGCTCACGCTCGTGCCGCTGTTCATGGCCGCCCGCGCCGTCTACACCGCCCGCTTCGTGCCGCGCCGGCTCGTCGAGCTGATGAAGGAGCACAAGCCCAGCGTGTTCATCGCGGTGCCGTCGATGTGGAACGCGCTGCTGTCGGTCAAGAGCGCCGGCCCCGGCGACTTCGACTCGCTGCGCTACGGCATCGCCGGCGGCGAGAAGCTGCCCGCCGCGGTCCGCGACCGGGTGCAGGACCGCTTCGGCGTGAAGCTGATGGAGGGCTATGGCCTCACCGAGACCAGCCCAGTGAGCAACTGGAGCACGCACGAGTGCTACCGCGAGGGCTCGGTCGGTTGCGCTCTGCCGGGCGTGGGCAACTGGATCCTCGACGAAGCCGGCGAGCCGCTGCCCGTCGGGGAGGAGGGCGAGATCGGCCTCTCCGGACCGAGCATCATGCAGGGCTACTTCAACCTGCCCGAGCTCACCGCGCAGGCGATGACGCGGGTGACCGGGCCCGACGGGCAGGAGGTCCGCGTGTTCAAGACCGGCGACATCGGGAAGATCGACGCCGACGGCTTCCTCTTCATCACCGGCCGGAAGAAGGAGATGCTCATCGTCGGGGGCGAGAACGTCTTCCCCCGCGAGATCGAGGAGGTGCTCGACGCGCACCCCTCGGTCCACGCCTCCGCCGTCATCGGCCGGCAGGACGACAGCCGCGGCGAGGTGCCCGTCGCCTTCGTCGAGCTCTGCGATGACCACCCCTTCGACGCGAGCGAGGCCCGCACGTACTGCCGCAAGAACCTGGCCCCTTTCAAGGTGCCGCGCGACATCCACGTCGTCGAGAAGCTCCCGCGGAACCCGACCGGCAAGATCCTCCGGCGGGCGCTGGCCGAGCCGGAAAGGGCCCAGAGCCCCGAGGCGTCGGACTGATCCCGCGACGCCGAGCCGCTCCCGCATGCCCCTCCTCCACCGCTTCCTCGAGACACAGGCCCTCCGAAACGACCGCTTCACCGGCCTGTGGCGGAAGCGCTGCCGGCCGGACAGCGTCGCCTACGCCGCCTGGCTCCGCGCGCACGGCGGCCTGCACGCGATGGGCCCCGACTGCCTGATCAACTTCGACGTCACGATCACCGACCCGGCCTACACGCGGCTGGGCCGCGGCGTGTGCCTCGCCACCTGCTCGCTGATCGGCCACGACGCCTCGGTCGCGGTGCTCAACCCCGCGTACGGCGTCAAGCTCGACGCCGTCGGCAAGATCGACGTCGGCGACCACGTCTTCATCGGCCACCAGGCGATCGTGCTCGCCGGCGTGACGATCGGCGAGCGGTCGATCGTGGCGGCGGGCGCCGTCGTCAGCAAGGACGTGCCCGCCGGCAGCATCGTCGGCGGCGTCCCGGCGAGAGTCATCGGGCAGACCGACGAGCTCGTCGAGAAGCTGAAGGCGAAGACCGCGGAGCTGCCGTGGGCGGACCTGATCGCCAAGCGCGAGGGTGGCTTCGACCCGGCGATGGAGCCCGAGCTGGTGCGGAGGCGGGTGGCGCATTTTTTCGCTCCGCGGGCTGCGCCCGCGGCGCGGGACGAGCGACGGGACTGATCGGGCTTCGGCCGGCGAAGCCGGCCGGCGCGGCGACTCCGTCGGCTTCTTCGCAGCGGCAGCGCCGAGCAGCGGCGGGACTTGGCTTCGCGGGTTGCTGCCTCTCCGCACGCCGCGGGGAAGGAACCCGGCGTGCACGCAGCGGCGGCTCTGCCGACGCGGAGGCGCAGACCGTCCACCGAGAGCGAGCGCAGCGACGCGAAGGTCAACCCGCCGCAGGCGGAAGCAGATCGCAGATCTGCGACAGATCCTCCACCATCGCCCGCTCCATGTCTTCGCCGGCCTGCGGCGTGTAGGCCCGCAGGATCGCCGAGGGGTGGTAGGTCGCCAGCGTGTGCGGGGCCCAGCGGGTGCGGCTGACCTCGCCGTGCTGCTTCGTGATCTTGAAGCCGGTGCCGAAGAGGGCGCGGGCGGCGGTCGCGCCCAGCGCGACCACCACGGTCGGCTTGATGGTGTCCAGCTCGGCCTCGAGCCAGGGCATGCACGCGGTGATCTCGCGAGCGGCCGGTTTGGCGTGGATCCGCCGCTTCCCGCGGGGCTCGAATTTGAAGTGCTTCACCGCGTTGGTGACGTAGACCGTCGAGCGGTCCACGCCCGCCCGCTCCAGGATCCCGTCGAGCTTCTGCCCGGCGGGGCCGATGAACGGCTCGCCCTGCAGGTCCTCGTTGTCGCCGGGCTGCTCGCCCACGAGCACGACCTTCGCGTTCTGCGGGCCGACGCCGAAGACCGTCTGCGTGGCGGGGCTGAAGAGCGGACAGCCGCGGCAGCCTCTCGCCGCCTCGGCGAGCACGTCCAGCGATCGCTCCTCCGGCACGAAGGGCGCGGCGGAGTTCGCGGTGGGCTCATGCGGAGCCGGTTCATCGCCGCCGAAAAGACTGCCGGAGGGTGCGGTCATCGCGGGATCGGTAGGAGGGAGCGGGCCGATCGGCTCGCGCGTGGCCCCGAGGCTGCTCTTGCGGAAGGCCTCGAGCCGCTCGGGCACCTCGGCGAGCATGTCGGGGATCTGCCTCGTCTCCGGCAGCGTCGCCCAGTGCTTCAGCGGCATCTCCGCCCGCATCGCTCTGAGCATCACCCGCGCCGGGTTGAACACGCTGCGGTAGTAGGCGAGCCAGGCCGCCTCGAAGCCGTCGCCGTCGCCGGACGTCGCCTCGGCGACCTCCTCGTCGGTGAGGCCCGGCTTGAAGTCGAGCTCCCGCGTGTCCCAGTGCACGCAGTCGTCCGGCGTCAGGATCGACCATCGCATCGCCGGGAACCGCTTCCTGAAGAAGCCGCTCTCGCGTCGCACGATGAGGTGATCCGGCCGGTGGAAGGCCACGTAACGCGGCTCGTCGAAGCCCGGCTCGGGCACCTCCCGGAAGCGCACGAACGCGTGCATCTTGTGGGCGTCCCGGCGGATCGCCTTCTCCATCACGCGGGCCGCCCGCACGTCGTCGTCGGCGTGGTCCTCGAGCAGCGTCGCGCCCTCCCGCGAGAGCCGGAAGAGCAGCCGGTAGAGCAGCGGCCACTTCGCCGGGTCCCGGTGGCACGCCACGGTCTCCCCGAGCGGGAGGAAGGCCCGTGCCACCCGCGGACCGTCGGCGTTTCCGGCCGTGGGGGCCGACGGTCCGCGGCTCGGTTCAGGCGGTCCGAACAGGGGGTCCGCTTCGCTGAGCCGCAGGTCGTGCCAGGCGATCGAGGCGGGCGTCTCCCCCGCCGTCAGCGCCGCCCGGGCGTGCCCACGCCAAGCCGCCCAGCTCCCATCGAAGGCGATCGTCCGCACGGGCGACGCTAGCGCGCGCCGTAGGAAGACGCGGCATCGCCCGCCGCCTCCGTACGATCCCGCGCATGAACCCCCAGCGCATCCGCGTCGCCAGCTGCCAGTACTTCATCCGGCCGGTCGAACGCTTCGAGCAGTTCGAGGCCCAGGTGGAGGGGCTCGTCGACACGGCGGCGGATTACGGCGTGAAGCTGCTGGTCTTCCCCGAGTACTTCACCTGCCAGCTGCTGACCACGCTGGGCACGCGCGACAAGCCGATCGACCGTCAGGTGCGCCACCTCGCCGAGCTGGAGGGCCGCATCGTGGAGATGTTCCAGCGGCTCGCGAAGAAGAGCGGCATGTACATCGTCGGCGGCACGCTGCCCGCGGTCGACCCGCCCGACCTGGAGACGCTCTACAACGAGTGCTACCTCTACGCCCCCAGCGGCGAGTGGGAGGTGCAGGGCAAGATCCACATGACCCGCTTCGAGAAGGAGGAGTGGCGGGTCAGCCCGCACACGACCTACCGCGTTTTCGACACCGAGCTGGGCAGGATCGCGATCAACATCTGCTACGACGTCGAGTTCCCCGAGCTCGCCCGCGCGGCGGCGCTGCGGGGTGCGAACATCCTGGTCGTTCCCTCGTGCACGGACGAGCGGCAGGGCTTCCTCCGCGTCCGCTACTGCGCCGCGGCGCGGGCCATCGAGAACCAGATGTACGTGGTCCACTCCGGCACCGTCGGCAGCCTCCCGAACATCCCCGCGGTCAGCCTCAACTACGGGCAGGCGAGCATCCTCTCGCCCAGCGACTTCGGCTTCGGCCGCGACGGCGTCATCGCCGAGGGCGTGCCCAACCAGGAGTCGCTGATCATCGGTGAGGTCGACCTGGCCCTGCTGCAGGAGCGCCGCGACAGCGGCACGGTGCTCCCGCTGGAGGACGCCCGCAGCGCCAAGAGCTACCGCGACGCCACGGAGGTGGTGAGCCTTTGAACGCGGAGAGTCCCATCGGTCCGGGGGGAACCGACGGGTCGCGGACCAGCGGGGAGGTCATCGAGGTGCTCCCGGCTCAGGCTCAGGCTCCGGCGGCTGGCCCGGGCCTGCGGGTGCGGCACACCGCCGTCCGCGACTTCCCCCGGATCCGCGAGATCTGCCACGCCTGCTACCCCGCCGCGAAGCCGTGGAGCCCGGGCACGCTCATGCAGCACCTGGAGATCTTCGCCCGCGGCCAGCTCGTCGTGGTGGACGCCGCAACCGACCGCGTCGTCGGCAGCGCCAGCAGCCTCGTGGTCCATTGGAGCGACTACGGCACCGGTCACACCTGGAACCAGATCACCGGCGACGGCACCTTCCGCACGCACGACAGCACCGGCACCACGCTCTACGGAGCGGACGTCATCGTCGACCCCGCCGCCCAGGGCCGCGGCGTCGGGAAGCTGCTTTACGCCGCCCGACGCCAGGTCGCCGCCGACCTGAACCTCAGCCGCATCCGCGCGATGGCCCGCCTGCAGGGCTACCACCTCGTCGCCGACCGCATGACCCCCGCGGAGTACGCCGCGGGCATCGCCGAAGGCCGCTGGACCGACCCCACCGTCAGCTTCCAGGTCAAGCAGGGCTTCCGGCTGCTGAAGGTCGCCAGCGGCTACATGAGCGACGACGACCGCAGCCAGGGCCACGCCGTCGTCATCGAGTGGCTGAACCCGGCCTACGACGCGCAGCTCGGCTGAGCCGCCGCGTCGGGGGTCCCGCGCCCCGCCCGAACCGGCCGCGTCGCCCGCGCCCGCGTCGCTGGGTACCCCCCGCCCTCAGGCGATGCCGATGACCTTGTGGGTCTGGACCGAGAGGCGCCAAGCGGGGTTCGCCAGGCAGTAGGCGACCGCCAGCTGGGTGTTCTCCGCCTGCGCCGGGCCATCCATCGGCTGGAGCAGGCGGTGGCGGAACCCTAAGGCGTTCAGCGACTCGGGTCGGAGTGCCGGCTGGGGGTAGACGAGCTTGAGCTCGTCGCCGCCGCCGAGGGCCAGCGGCTGGCCGGCCTTGGGCGAGACGGTGACCCAGTCGGGCGCGGGATCGGGCAGCGGCCGCGTGCCGTTGGTCTCGACGGCGACCTCGAAGCCGCGGGCCCGCAGCGCAGCGATCGCCGGGCCGTCGAGCTGCAGCAGCGGCTCGCCGCCGGTGCAGACGACGAAGCGGTGCTCGGACCGGCGACCCCAGCATTCCGCGGCGGCGTCGGCGAGCGCCTCGGGGCCGCGGAAGGTGCCGCCGCC from Phycisphaera mikurensis NBRC 102666 carries:
- a CDS encoding M16 family metallopeptidase; translation: MPIHAHTTASGLIVLAEPMAGAASAAVSLRVPAGEVHQPEDRQGVAPLMGEFLCRGAGGLDARAHAEALDRLGVRRGCGSSSRDFELDAVMLGVNLDEALAPLLDTVTAPHLDDAQFGPCRDLQTQSLDALEDEPQERAMIELSARHLPAPLDRHPEGTRAGLAALTAADARAFWAAHAGPAGSVLAVAGAVDPEAFFAAAERLTAGWSAASAPAGYEVGPTPVPAQHHVQDPSEQVHIALRWDAVPANHPDAVLQKAAVAVLSGGMSGRLFTEVREKRGLCYSVYAGYGGHADRGGVYAYAGTTAPRAQETLDVLVHELRRLHAEPVGGDEFRRAMVGMKSRLVMSGESTSARASSLSFDVAVHGRPRTLAERVEEVAAVTPGRLRDFLDANAPGPEAMTIVTLGPRALDAPGEPAPAGVAAAAAPA
- a CDS encoding membrane protein, with translation MAHVPLGVLAAAVLAATWDAEAIGAAWPSLLLAFGCFFVAQGALFSALRRVEASTVAPLLSVKIATLAAASWAVQGVAVTPLGFLAIGLAVGGAAVVGGVGERPDARSLGLIFLAIAGYTGCDMGIVRTIERMLAATGPDGTGGGDRLRAAMRAAGVLYSGFGLVALALLPGVLRRRAARPRWGGALAYAACWALAMATLFSAFSLLSVVLVVILQSTRSLWSVLLGGLLGRLGLGHLETNHSNGALAVRLLGAAALVLAVGLYAWGGSAPPAGAG
- a CDS encoding PilZ domain-containing protein, with the translated sequence MTANPVNVAASTDRRHFPRWSTAGLESALGRVTDLSLSGMRIRKTGNPGLREGDRFRLEVRHEETVFLLPAQLASVRPHAGGGGGGMVDLGIRFPEMTKAQKRTVKRMLEAAGWPDGGGEILFKALPEDGDEDAALAAPAAPAAPAVQEAPPPVPPPVAAVPRPAPATAAPEPPTAPEPAEPDASMPELAFSPLPLPGLGESEAEPAAPESPLPGLASWSQLTEAADGTLTAAEAAAAARAETDPAPPTEPVAAPPAAGGGLSAEEAQEIAALGAGAAGLADLAGAAAAPSASPTPAAGVPNNHFQAQPVDSGLRHLPASGLEGSAPRQQNQRKNGRLAAQDAHTALGEVLDISASGMRIRRRGTKPVEVGSHFLLDLYVCGRAVRLPVEVVRIMKSGWRSYDYGLRFGELPPEMRAQFGMLARMAAKHVSIA
- a CDS encoding class I adenylate-forming enzyme family protein, with protein sequence MLLKPILRKLLKHPRSVAVVDDQRSFSHIAIAVAAAHVSREILKRTDRPRVGIMLPTGGGFPIALLACWMAGKVPVPLNYLLERDDMHHVFDDAGVDLLLTAGKLLDHVREHTSADAIPESLDLLTLETLSFKGVPPVWPLLRGAITGKGAGGKLRPDDPGVLLYTSGTSGKPKGVVLTHGNLHHNVTACIEHAGLNERTIFLGVLPQFHSFGLTVLTLVPLFMAARAVYTARFVPRRLVELMKEHKPSVFIAVPSMWNALLSVKSAGPGDFDSLRYGIAGGEKLPAAVRDRVQDRFGVKLMEGYGLTETSPVSNWSTHECYREGSVGCALPGVGNWILDEAGEPLPVGEEGEIGLSGPSIMQGYFNLPELTAQAMTRVTGPDGQEVRVFKTGDIGKIDADGFLFITGRKKEMLIVGGENVFPREIEEVLDAHPSVHASAVIGRQDDSRGEVPVAFVELCDDHPFDASEARTYCRKNLAPFKVPRDIHVVEKLPRNPTGKILRRALAEPERAQSPEASD
- a CDS encoding acyltransferase, coding for MPLLHRFLETQALRNDRFTGLWRKRCRPDSVAYAAWLRAHGGLHAMGPDCLINFDVTITDPAYTRLGRGVCLATCSLIGHDASVAVLNPAYGVKLDAVGKIDVGDHVFIGHQAIVLAGVTIGERSIVAAGAVVSKDVPAGSIVGGVPARVIGQTDELVEKLKAKTAELPWADLIAKREGGFDPAMEPELVRRRVAHFFAPRAAPAARDERRD
- a CDS encoding UdgX family uracil-DNA binding protein (This protein belongs to the uracil DNA glycosylase superfamily, members of which act in excision repair of DNA. However, it belongs more specifically to UdgX branch, whose founding member was found to bind uracil in DNA (where it does not belong), without cleaving it, appears to promote DNA repair by a pathway involving RecA, rather than base excision.) translates to MRTIAFDGSWAAWRGHARAALTAGETPASIAWHDLRLSEADPLFGPPEPSRGPSAPTAGNADGPRVARAFLPLGETVACHRDPAKWPLLYRLLFRLSREGATLLEDHADDDVRAARVMEKAIRRDAHKMHAFVRFREVPEPGFDEPRYVAFHRPDHLIVRRESGFFRKRFPAMRWSILTPDDCVHWDTRELDFKPGLTDEEVAEATSGDGDGFEAAWLAYYRSVFNPARVMLRAMRAEMPLKHWATLPETRQIPDMLAEVPERLEAFRKSSLGATREPIGPLPPTDPAMTAPSGSLFGGDEPAPHEPTANSAAPFVPEERSLDVLAEAARGCRGCPLFSPATQTVFGVGPQNAKVVLVGEQPGDNEDLQGEPFIGPAGQKLDGILERAGVDRSTVYVTNAVKHFKFEPRGKRRIHAKPAAREITACMPWLEAELDTIKPTVVVALGATAARALFGTGFKITKQHGEVSRTRWAPHTLATYHPSAILRAYTPQAGEDMERAMVEDLSQICDLLPPAAG
- a CDS encoding carbon-nitrogen hydrolase family protein, giving the protein MNPQRIRVASCQYFIRPVERFEQFEAQVEGLVDTAADYGVKLLVFPEYFTCQLLTTLGTRDKPIDRQVRHLAELEGRIVEMFQRLAKKSGMYIVGGTLPAVDPPDLETLYNECYLYAPSGEWEVQGKIHMTRFEKEEWRVSPHTTYRVFDTELGRIAINICYDVEFPELARAAALRGANILVVPSCTDERQGFLRVRYCAAARAIENQMYVVHSGTVGSLPNIPAVSLNYGQASILSPSDFGFGRDGVIAEGVPNQESLIIGEVDLALLQERRDSGTVLPLEDARSAKSYRDATEVVSL
- a CDS encoding GNAT family N-acetyltransferase; translation: MLPAQAQAPAAGPGLRVRHTAVRDFPRIREICHACYPAAKPWSPGTLMQHLEIFARGQLVVVDAATDRVVGSASSLVVHWSDYGTGHTWNQITGDGTFRTHDSTGTTLYGADVIVDPAAQGRGVGKLLYAARRQVAADLNLSRIRAMARLQGYHLVADRMTPAEYAAGIAEGRWTDPTVSFQVKQGFRLLKVASGYMSDDDRSQGHAVVIEWLNPAYDAQLG
- the queE gene encoding 7-carboxy-7-deazaguanine synthase, giving the protein MDPAPLELAAAPASARDRAYRVKEMHLTLQGEGIHAGRAAVFLRFAGCNLWSGREADRATAACRFCDTDFVGTDGPGGGTFRGPEALADAAAECWGRRSEHRFVVCTGGEPLLQLDGPAIAALRARGFEVAVETNGTRPLPDPAPDWVTVSPKAGQPLALGGGDELKLVYPQPALRPESLNALGFRHRLLQPMDGPAQAENTQLAVAYCLANPAWRLSVQTHKVIGIA